In the Magnolia sinica isolate HGM2019 chromosome 15, MsV1, whole genome shotgun sequence genome, one interval contains:
- the LOC131227723 gene encoding zinc finger protein 8-like, which translates to MEKLETHDFMSVDSFSQLPFIRPAHIRQKGIRLFGIEFTSQKETELDSDDANVSHDAKDTPEESSRRFECHYCCRKFPTSQALGGHQNAHKRERQHAKRAHLQSALAHDSIHESGNVYGLLNYRLGSAPAPNGAYMAGRGFEPSHPYTWNNRVYAGHVVDSQPLPGMWRIPVVQSQGHLILDRNRPSTVQMPLLESRVVDLDGPPYNRHVYGGATTLNVHDPVSLELRL; encoded by the coding sequence ATGGAGAAGTTGGAGACTCATGATTTCATGAGCGTAGACTCCTTCTCCCAGCTGCCCTTCATACGCCCTGCGCACATTAGACAGAAGGGCATCCGCCTCTTCGGCATCGAATTCACCAGCCAGAAAGAAACCGAGCTAGATTCCGACGACGCTAACGTGAGCCATGATGCGAAGGATACGCCAGAAGAGAGCAGCCGTAGGTTCGAGTGCCACTACTGCTGCAGAAAATTCCCCACCTCTCAGGCCTTGGGCGGACACCAGAACGCGCACAAGCGCGAGCGCCAGCACGCTAAACGTGCGCACCTCCAGTCCGCCCTGGCGCACGATAGCATCCACGAGTCCGGGAACGTCTACGGCCTCCTCAATTACCGGCTCGGCTCAGCGCCCGCTCCGAACGGCGCGTACATGGCTGGCCGTGGGTTCGAGCCATCTCATCCCTACACGTGGAACAACCGTGTGTACGCTGGACACGTGGTGGACTCGCAACCGTTGCCTGGGATGTGGAGAATCCCGGTCGTACAAAGCCAAGGGCACCTGATCTTGGATCGCAACCGTCCATCAACGGTCCAGATGCCGCTGCTCGAATCTAGAGTAGTTGATTTAGATGGCCCACCCTACAACCGCCACGTGTACGGAGGAGCCACCACCCTCAACGTGCATGATCCTGTGAGTTTGGAGCTGCGTCTGTAG